The sequence TCTACTGAGGCAGCagaaaataacagacagacagggaaaaagAAAGGCAGTGCAAATAAGACAAGCTGCAGTCAGAATATTACAAATGTGGTTGATGATGCTCTGGCTGAAAATGTGTCTGATGAGATGGATGTAACTACAAGatccagcaaaagaaaaaacagttctAACAAAGAGCAGAATGATGCTAAAGCTAAAAAGCTGCTAGAGGGTctgtgttgatgatgatgatgatgatgatgatgatgatgatgatgatgaggaagatTGTGAGTGGACAGCATCCCAGGTAGAGAAGTTAACTCTGTATCCTCTGGATAAGATCAAGAAGTTCCTGCAGGACACTAAAGGGATCAAGGCGGTGAAGACGGAGCAGTTCTTCCCTGATCTGAGAGGGATTATCAGGTCTGTGGCCTGGCTGAGGAAAGATACAGAAGGGTTCACTATCCAAGAGGTTTACCGCCTCAAGAAACTGGTCACTAAAGTCAGAGCTCAACTCATTGAAGATGATGACTGGGTTTAATATGTTTCTTCAcatacttgtgtgtgtttttgttcttgctcttttctttttaatggcagaTTTAAATATTGGGTCTTTGTGATGAGTGAtgtaatgcccccccccccctcctcctcctttcaggGTGGAGCCTGCTGGAGTCAGATGGTTGACACCAGGTCCATGGAGATGTAagtgtgtttttacatttcattcatcaaactgtgacatcactcattCAACCCTCTGATGTCATCATCAAAGTGCTGATTGGTTAATAACTGCAGCTGTGTTGTGTCTCCTTCTCTCCGTAAGATTCCTGTCAACTCACAgtcgacacaaacacagtgaacagaaacctcaaactgtctgacaacaacaggaaggtgaCATTAGTGAAGGAGGAGGATCAGCCATATCCTGATCATCCAGAGAGGTTTGACTCCTATCATCAGCTGCtgtgtagagatggtctgactggtcgctgttactgggaggttgagaggagaggaggggttgatatatcagtgagttacagaggaatcagcaggagaggagacagTTATGACTGTGTGTTTGGATATAATGATCAGTCCTGGAGTCTGAACTGCTCTGATGGTCGTTACTATGTCTGGCACAATAAGAGAGGAACAGTCAtccatctctcctcctctgtctctgataGAGtaacatccatctcctcctcctctgtctctaacagagtagcatccatctcctcctcctctgtctctgatagagtagcagtgtatgtggacgttcctgctggctctctgtccttctactcagtctcctctgactcactgatcctcctccacaccttaaacaccacattcactcagcctCTCTATCCTGGGTTCAGGTTCTGGTCTCCTggttcctcagtgtctctgagTCCTGTGTAGGACGGAGAGTCTCCTCCTGTTTCTCACTGCTGATCAGTTGAGTCTGTACAGGATCACACTTACAGAAATATTTCAGCTTATTGTTATGAACTAATGAATGAACTTTGTATGAAATAATTCAGAATGATTGAACAGATTCCTCGTGAACATTGTAAACTTCCTCCACTTCCAGTCCTTTAAAGATGGAAGCTGTGATCATCAAATTGTAGAAATGCGTTTTGTTGCTCTTTTTGACGTTATTGTTGCTATTTTGTGTCTAAGcatcatgggagttgtagttgatCCTGAGCTGGTTGTGttggatgataaaataactcaAACTCCTGTCTGATCGTTCCTCTGAgtctcagtacacacacacacacacacacacacacacacacacacacacacacacacacacacacacacagacacacacacacacacacacacacacacacacacacacacacagacacacacacagacacactaaggtctatataaagagacttcagatacagtattaggggaccactaaggtctatataaaagcatccaaagagcaccatgtcatgggacctttaataaaaCACAGATGCATTAACGGTTGCGGCCACCAGGTGGCAGAATAAATCCTCCAGGGGGACGCAGAGCAACGTGAACATTCTGCTGAGTCATGTTGCAGACGCAGATCTGCAgagtcatgtttgtgtccaTCTGGTGAAAGTAAAGTCCAACAGAACGATGTCACTATGTGTCAGTTGGAAAACAGTTAGAtacaaaacaggaaggaaattAGAGACACAAATGTCTTACAAAGCTACAGAATTATCATTTTTCCCAAATTTTTTACAGATCTTATATAACGGctttaaaaaaactttaaaataatgccacaaaaatgttgaaaaaaatgccgcaaaaagcagcaaaaatgtccaaaaagcaatgacaaaaacgctaaaatgtgttgaaaaaaaccatgaaataaagaggaaaaaatgctgaaaaaaacgtttaaataaagagacaaaaatatcagaaaaagggaggaaagaagggaCATTATGGCcagataaacaacaaaaaaagcgacaaaaacgtcaaaagttTTCCCAAATGATGCCAAAGTCTTGTGAAATAGTTCATATAGCTGAAGTCCAATATTAACTTCCCTTTAACCAAATAATTCATTGTTATTAGAAACAATAGAAGTCAGAAACTattacaacaaaacagaaactgaggaaGTTAAATATTCCTACTGTACAGGTTGTCTCAAACGCAGCGCTCCTCTCttgtttcattacattttttcattattattttgattcattttaatatatattttttaaatatttaaatgtatttctaaatATTCTGATGTATTCGTACATTTATAAGGTAGAACTATTGTAAATAATGTTGAAGTTTGGACTTATTATTGTAagctttttaatttgtattacaGTTTAATTATCTTAAATTCTACATATCTACAGTCATGAGAACAAAGTAGGAAGCCATGCTAAAgttactaaaaagaggaataaaaacatcatctttaggaaactgatcttaatgccttcattaaaaaaaaatgaggaaaatccaacctttaaggacaccagttatctttgtgaatgaataatgtatcgtcaataaataaatgttcttccttaaaatacagggggcataagtcagtaccccccatgttagattcccatagaggcaggcagacttttatttttttttaaaaagcagactTTTTACATCATACCTGTCATCAACTACAAAAAACctggcctcctcccagctggaagtccctccacctagtcctgggtctcccctgaggcctcctcccagctggaagtccctccacctagtcctgggtctcccccgaggcctcctcccagctggaagtccctccacctagtcctgggtcttccccgaggcctcctcccagctggaagtccctccacctagtcctgggttttccccgaggcctcctcccagctggacgtgcctggaacacctccctagggaggcgcccagggggcatccttaccagatgcccgaaccacctcaactggctcctttcgacgcgaaggagcagccaattctccgaccaatctcctgctccattgtcccctcactcacgaacaaggtatttggtgtgttgtgtgtatatagttgtgttgtgtttatttggttgtgttgtgtgtatttggttgtgttgtgtgtatatagttgtgttgtgtgtatgtggttgtgtgtatttggttgtgttgtatgtatatagctgtgttgtgtttatttggttgtccatccatccatccatcttcatccgcttatccggggtcgggtcgcgggggtagcagctccagcaggggaccccaaacttccctttcccgggccacattaaccagctccgactgggggatcccgaggcgttcccaggccaggttagagatataatccctccacctagtcctgggtctcccccgaggcctcctcccagctggacgtgcctggaacacctccctagggaggcgcccagggggcatccttaccagatgcccgaaccacctcaactggctcctttcgacgcaaaggagcagcggctctactccgagctcctcacggataactgagcttctcaccctatctctaagggagacgccagctaccctcctgaggaaacccatttcggccgcttgtaccctggatcttgttctttcggtcatgacccagccttcatgaccataggtgagggtaggaacaaaaactgaccggtagattgagagctttgccttctggctcagctctcttttcgtctaacggtgcgataaattgaatgtaataccgcacctgctgtgccgattctccgaccaatctcccgctccattgtcccctcactcgcgaacaagaccccaaggtacttgaactccttcacttggggtaaggactcattccctacctggagaaggcactccatcggtttcctgctgagaaccatggcctccgatttagaggtgctgatcctcatcccagccgcttcacactcggctgcgaaccgatccagtgagtgctgaaggtcacaggccgatgatgccatcaggaccacatcatctgcaaaaagcagcgatgagatccccagcccaccgaactgcaacccctctccaccccgactacgcctcgatatcctgtccataaatactacaaacaggattggtgacaaagcgcagccctggcggaggccaactctcacctgaaagcgagtccgacttactgccgagaacccggacacagctctcgctttggtcgtacagagattggatggccctgagaagggaccccctcaccctgtactcccgcagcacctcccacagtatctcccggggcacccggtcatacgccttctccagatccacaaaacacatgtagactggttgggcatactcccaggctccctccaggatccttgcgagagtaaagatctggtccgttgttccacgaccagggacggaatccgcattgttcctcttcaacctgagattcgactatcgaccgaaccctcctttccagcaccttggagtagactttaccggggaggctgagaagtgtgatacccctgtaattggcacacaccctctggtcccccttttttaaaaagggaaccaccaccccggtctgccactccttaggcaccgtcccagacttccacgcaatgttgaagaggcgtgtcaaccaagacaacccctccacacccagagctttaagcatttctggacggatctcatcaattcctggggctttgccactgtggagttgtttaactacctcagcaacctccaccagggaaattgatgccaatccccccctcatcctccagctctgcctctaccatagagggcgtattagtcggatttaggagttcctcaaagtgctccttccaccgccctattacctcctcagttgaggtcaacagcgtcccatccttactgtacacagcttggatggttcctcgcttccccctcctgaggtggtgaacggttttccagaagcaccttggtgccgaccgaaagtccttctccatgtcttctccgaacttctcccacacacgctgctttgcctctttcacggcagaggctgcagcccttcgggcccttcggtaccttgcaactgcctccggagtcgtctgggataacatatcccggaaagactccttcttcagtcggacggcttccctgaccaccggtgtccaccacggtgttcgtgggttaccgccccttgaggcaccaaagaccctaagaccacagctcctcaccgcagcttcagcaatggaaactttgaacatcgtccactcaggttcaatgcccccagcctccacagggatgcacgaaaagctccgccggaggtgtgagttgaaagtctgtcggacaggggcctcctccagacgttcccaatttacccgcactacccgtttgggcttaccaggtctgtccagagtcttcccccaccccctgacccaactcaccaccaccacgtttatttggttgtgttgtgtgtatatggttgtgttatatttatttggttgtgttgtgtgtatatagttgtgttgtgtttatttggttgtgttgtgtgtatatggttgtgttgtgtgtatatagttgtgttgtgtgtatatggttgtgttgtgtgtatatggttgtgtgtatatggttgtgttgtgtgtatatagctgtgttgtgttaatttggttgtgttgtgcgtatatggttgtgttatgtttatttggttgtgttgtgtgtatatggttgtgttgtgtgtatatagttgtgttgtgtgtatatggttgtgttgtgtgtatatggttgtgtgtatatggttgtgttgtgttgtgtgtgtgtatatggttgtgtgtatatagttgtgttgtgtttatttggttgtgttgtgtgtatttggttgtgttgtgtgtatatagttgtgttgtgtgtatgtggttgtgttgtgtgtatatagttgtgttgtgtttatttggttgtgttgtgtgtatgtggttgtgttgtgtgtatatagttgtgtttatttggttgtggttgtgtgtatatggttgtgttgtgttgtgtgtatgtatatggttgtgttgtgtgtatgtggttgtgttgtgtgtatttggttgtgttgtgtttatttggttgtgttgtgtttatttggttgtgttgtgtgtatatagttgtgttgtgtttatttggttgtgttgtgtgtatttggatgtgttgtgtgtatatagttgtgtttatttggttgtgttgtgtgtatgtggttgtgttgtgttgtgtgtgtgtatatggttgtgttgtgtgtatatagttgtgttgtgtttatttgattgtgttgtgtgtatttggttgtgttgtttgtatatagttgtgttgtgtgtatgtggttgtgttgtgtttatttggttgtgttgtgtgtatgtggttgtgttgtgtttatttggttgtgttgtgtgtatatagttgtgttgtgtttatttggttgttttgtgtgtatgtggttgtgttgtgtgtatatggttgtgttgtgttgtgtgtatatggttgtgttgtgttgtgtgtatatggttgtgttgtgtgtatatggttgtgttgtgtttatttggttgtgttgtgtgtatgtggttgtgttgtgtgtatgtggttgtgttgtgtttatttggttgtgttgtgtgtatatagttgtgttgtgtgtatgtggttgtgttgtgtttatttggttgtgttgtttgtatgtgtttgtgttgtgtttatttggttgtgttgtgtgtatttggttgtgttgtgttgtgtgtatatggttgtgttgtgtgtatgtggttgtgttgtgtgtatatggttgtgttgtgtgtatgtggttgtgttgttgtgttgtgtgtatatagttgtgttgtgtgtatatggttgtgttgtgtgtatatagttgtgttgtgtttatttggttgtgagagagagtataggaTCTACCTTTCGTCAAACTTGACagctctgacctttgacctcatttgcatattcccACGCCCCGCCcccttgacctttgaccttattTGCATATTCCCACGCCCCGCCCCCTTCCCCACGCGTGCCCATGGGGCCCCCTCATTTGCATATGTATGGGATAGGCCCCTTTGTTCTACGTATGAATTGACTGTCTAGACATTACATCATCCAGGATAACGTTATATAATTATAGTTCATTATAATTCTGTATAATTCTTTCAATGTTCTTATTCACAATgataaaaaacagcaacactgaCTCATTCATCTAAAGGGAGATTTCCACATAATTtgctcaaagtgtgtgtgtgtgtgtgtgtgtgtgtgtgtgtgtgtgtgtgtgtgtgtgtgtgttggagggtTCCTATCCATCAAATTGTATTCTTATAAACTTAAATGACGTGACTCTTAGACAGACATAGACCTAATTAGCATATGGGGGCTCCTTTTAACCACGTGTCCCccctccttttttccccccctcataCTCACAAGGCATTATGTCATCTGTGTGTAGTCAAAATAAGATTCTTTCACTCACCATGTCGGGGGATGACGCAACGTCTTGCATTAGTGAAACAAAGATAACCATTTTACAAGAGTCCGGTGTAGATGGTCCCAGAAAAAGTATGCTGTTTATGTGCAGGATCCAAAAGCCTCCGCCACTCAATGTGCATCTGCATAAGGAATGGTCTTTAAGACCTTATGGAGAGCATGGTAGTTGGGGATATATGTTTAGGTATCAGACCGGAGAACTGTGTCTGTATCAGCGAAGTGAAGGAAACACACTGCAGGATCTGGTGGTGTAGCCACATTATCTTCCAATGATTGGGGCGTGTTAAAGTCAATCAATCCGAGGAGTGTCGGGGAGGTGGTGGAAGAGGACCAAAAATCTCTGCAATCTGGTCAAAAAATCCTTTTCGGCTATTTGGTTGTCAAAATCCTCATCTGAGGGTCATTGGTTCTTCCATGTCAGTTACCAGCTGAAGAATAAAGAAGAGTCAAAGAAAGATGGATCTGTTCAATTCTGAATGCGGTGTTTTCCGGACTTTGTTGGTTATACCAGCTAAAGTATGGAGTGAAAGTTGGATCAGATCAGTGAAACAATCACTTCCTTGTTTCACAGCTGTCACATTTGGGATAATAccctgatgaaaaaaaacactactcTACACCCACCCCATCCATATGTCAGAGACAAACCACTCCTTCTACCTGCCCACATGGGATAAACCACACCCTATAAAAAGAGACCTACCAAGCGGTGAAAATAAAAACGCTGCAGAGAGAAGAATCATGTTCACCCCTCAGGGAAACTGCACACGCCTGAGTACACGAACAGTCATCATTTGAGAGACTGGAGAGCTTAATGGAAAAAGCCAGGATGTGTTCTACTTTTTTGCCCCATACACCTTGGGAGGCATGGGTGCACCAGGTGGCATATGGGGTTGAATCTACTTTGTCCGACAGTTTTGACAAAATTTTAAAAGAACTAACGAGTGACAACGTTAATCCCTGGCACATACTTGTTTTTTACACCCTGTATGTAGATGTTATCAGTCAACTCTTGCAAAACAACCACTCTGTCAACGTTACGGATGAACTCAAAAAACTGCACGTTGATATGCAGCGTACTCTAGATTATTCTCTGTTAGCACAAACTCTATATATAATCACTTTGTAGTAGTaacaattagttttttctttttttatgacaaattgttttaaatgtttttaacacatctgtatttgtgtgtttgtgtctttaacATCAAATTGTTTTAgttagaagtttttttttctattatatTGTTTTGTAACACTGATGTATATGTTTgaattctaataaaaaaaaattcaaataaccAACGCACAGTCTTTTTCTGTCATTCTAATCTCAACATGTCAGAGACACATATCATGAAACATATTTATTACAACCCTGCACACCCAGGTAGTTTTGGGGGTGTAGAACGCCTTCGTAGGGGAGTGCATGTTGAAACGGGTGAGACAGTCGAGCGTGAAAAGGTCAAAGACTTTTTATCAGGAGAGGATGCATACACACTGCACAGACCAGTCAGAATACATTTTACCAGAAACAGAGTTTTCGTACCGCGTCCTTTAAACCAATTTCAAGCCGACCTATGCGACATGCAAGCCTTAGCAGATTATAATGACggatataattatttattaacggtcatagatgtgttttcaaaaaaggctTACGTACGTGCTCTAAA comes from Sander vitreus isolate 19-12246 unplaced genomic scaffold, sanVit1 ctg463_0, whole genome shotgun sequence and encodes:
- the LOC144514135 gene encoding stonustoxin subunit alpha-like, which translates into the protein MCVVLCVCSLSGCLISEEGCTSLVSALRANPSHLRELDLSYNHPGDSGVKLLSAGLEDPNWRLDTLRVEPAGVRWLTPGPWRYSCQLTVDTNTVNRNLKLSDNNRKVTLVKEEDQPYPDHPERFDSYHQLLCRDGLTGRCYWEVERRGGVDISVSYRGISRRGDSYDCVFGYNDQSWSLNCSDGRYYVWHNKRGTVIHLSSSVSDRVTSISSSSVSNRVASISSSSVSDRVAVYVDVPAGSLSFYSVSSDSLILLHTLNTTFTQPLYPGFRFWSPGSSVSLSPV